One Saimiri boliviensis isolate mSaiBol1 chromosome 17, mSaiBol1.pri, whole genome shotgun sequence genomic window carries:
- the SEPTIN4 gene encoding septin-4 isoform X2, whose amino-acid sequence MIKRFLEDTTDDGELSKFVKDFSGSESCHPPEAKTWASRPQVLEPRPQAPDLYDDDLEFRPPSWPQSSDSQQYFCAPAPLSPSARPRSPWGKLDPYDSSEDDKEYVGFATLPNQVHRKSVKKGFDFTLMVAGESGLGKSTLVNSLFLTDLYRDRKLLGAEERIMQTVEITKHAVDIEEKGVRLRLTIVDTPGFGDAVNNTECWKPVAEYIDQQFEQYFRDESGLNRKNIQDNRVHCCLYFISPFGHGLRPLDVEFMKALHQRVNIVPILAKADTLTPPEVDCKKRKIREEIERFGIKIYQFPDCDSDEDEDFKLQDQALKESIPFAVIGSNTVVEARGRRVRGRLYPWGIVEVENPGHCDFVKLRTMLVRTHMQDLKDVTRETHYENYRAQCIQSMTRLVVKERNRNKLTRESGTDFPIPAVPPGTDPETEKLIREKDEELRRMQEMLHKIQKQMKETH is encoded by the exons GGCTAAGACTTGGGCATCAAGGCCCCAAGTCCTGGAGCCAAGGCCCCAGGCCCCAGACCTCTATGATGATGACCTGGAGTTCAGACCACCCTCGTGGCCCCAGTCCTCTGACAGCCAGCAGTACTTCTGTGCCCCAGCCCCTCTCAGCCCATCTGCCAGGCCCCGCAGCCCATGGGGCAAGCTTGATCCCTATGATTCTTCTGAG GATGACAAGGAGTACGTGGGCTTTGCAACCCTCCCCAACCAAGTCCACCGAAAGTCCGTGAAGAAAGGCTTTGACTTTACTCTCATGGTGGCAG GAGAGTCTGGCCTGGGCAAATCTACACTTGTCAATAGCCTCTTCCTCACTGATCTGTACCGGGACCGGAAACTCCTTGGTGCTGAAG AGCGGATCATGCAAACTGTGGAGATCACTAAGCATGCAGTGGACATAGAAGAGAAGGGTGTAAGGCTGCGGCTTACCATTGTGGACACACCAGGTTTTGGGGATGCAGTCAACAACACAGAGTG CTGGAAGCCTGTGGCAGAATACATTGATCAGCAGTTTGAGCAGTATTTCCGAGATGAGAGTGGCCTGAACCGAAAGAACATCCAAGACAACAGGGTGCACTGCTGCCTGTACTTCATCTCACCCTTCGGCCACGG GCTCCGGCCATTGGATGTTGAATTCATGAAGGCCCTGCATCAGCGGGTCAACATCGTGCCAATCCTGGCTAAGGCGGACACACTGACACCTCCCGAAGTGGACTGCAAGAAACGCAAA ATCCGGGAGGAGATTGAGCGCTTTGGAATCAAGATCTATCAGTTCCCAGACTGTGACTCTGATGAGGATGAGGACTTCAAATTGCAGGATCAAGCCCTAAAG GAAAGCATCCCATTTGCAGTCATTGGCAGCAACACTGTAGTAGAGGCCAGAGGGCGGCGAGTTCGGGGTCGACTCTACCCCTGGGGCATCGTGGAAG TGGAAAACCCAGGGCACTGCGACTTTGTGAAGCTGAGGACAATGCTGGTACGTACCCACATGCAGGACCTGAAGGATGTGACGCGGGAGACACATTATGAAAACTACCGGGCACAGTGCATCCAGAGCATGACCCGCCTGGTGGTGAAGGAACGGAATCGCAA CAAACTGACTCGAGAGAGTGGTACTGACTTCCCCATCCCTGCTGTCCCACCAGGGACAGATCCAGAAACTGAGAAGCTTATCCGAGAGAAAGATGAGGAG CTGCGGCGGATGCAAGAGAtgctacacaaaatacaaaaacagatgAAGGAGACCCATTAA
- the SEPTIN4 gene encoding septin-4 isoform X4 — MDDKEYVGFATLPNQVHRKSVKKGFDFTLMVAGESGLGKSTLVNSLFLTDLYRDRKLLGAEERIMQTVEITKHAVDIEEKGVRLRLTIVDTPGFGDAVNNTECWKPVAEYIDQQFEQYFRDESGLNRKNIQDNRVHCCLYFISPFGHGLRPLDVEFMKALHQRVNIVPILAKADTLTPPEVDCKKRKIREEIERFGIKIYQFPDCDSDEDEDFKLQDQALKESIPFAVIGSNTVVEARGRRVRGRLYPWGIVEVENPGHCDFVKLRTMLVRTHMQDLKDVTRETHYENYRAQCIQSMTRLVVKERNRNKLTRESGTDFPIPAVPPGTDPETEKLIREKDEELRRMQEMLHKIQKQMKETH; from the exons GATGACAAGGAGTACGTGGGCTTTGCAACCCTCCCCAACCAAGTCCACCGAAAGTCCGTGAAGAAAGGCTTTGACTTTACTCTCATGGTGGCAG GAGAGTCTGGCCTGGGCAAATCTACACTTGTCAATAGCCTCTTCCTCACTGATCTGTACCGGGACCGGAAACTCCTTGGTGCTGAAG AGCGGATCATGCAAACTGTGGAGATCACTAAGCATGCAGTGGACATAGAAGAGAAGGGTGTAAGGCTGCGGCTTACCATTGTGGACACACCAGGTTTTGGGGATGCAGTCAACAACACAGAGTG CTGGAAGCCTGTGGCAGAATACATTGATCAGCAGTTTGAGCAGTATTTCCGAGATGAGAGTGGCCTGAACCGAAAGAACATCCAAGACAACAGGGTGCACTGCTGCCTGTACTTCATCTCACCCTTCGGCCACGG GCTCCGGCCATTGGATGTTGAATTCATGAAGGCCCTGCATCAGCGGGTCAACATCGTGCCAATCCTGGCTAAGGCGGACACACTGACACCTCCCGAAGTGGACTGCAAGAAACGCAAA ATCCGGGAGGAGATTGAGCGCTTTGGAATCAAGATCTATCAGTTCCCAGACTGTGACTCTGATGAGGATGAGGACTTCAAATTGCAGGATCAAGCCCTAAAG GAAAGCATCCCATTTGCAGTCATTGGCAGCAACACTGTAGTAGAGGCCAGAGGGCGGCGAGTTCGGGGTCGACTCTACCCCTGGGGCATCGTGGAAG TGGAAAACCCAGGGCACTGCGACTTTGTGAAGCTGAGGACAATGCTGGTACGTACCCACATGCAGGACCTGAAGGATGTGACGCGGGAGACACATTATGAAAACTACCGGGCACAGTGCATCCAGAGCATGACCCGCCTGGTGGTGAAGGAACGGAATCGCAA CAAACTGACTCGAGAGAGTGGTACTGACTTCCCCATCCCTGCTGTCCCACCAGGGACAGATCCAGAAACTGAGAAGCTTATCCGAGAGAAAGATGAGGAG CTGCGGCGGATGCAAGAGAtgctacacaaaatacaaaaacagatgAAGGAGACCCATTAA
- the SEPTIN4 gene encoding septin-4 isoform X5, which produces MVAGESGLGKSTLVNSLFLTDLYRDRKLLGAEERIMQTVEITKHAVDIEEKGVRLRLTIVDTPGFGDAVNNTECWKPVAEYIDQQFEQYFRDESGLNRKNIQDNRVHCCLYFISPFGHGLRPLDVEFMKALHQRVNIVPILAKADTLTPPEVDCKKRKIREEIERFGIKIYQFPDCDSDEDEDFKLQDQALKESIPFAVIGSNTVVEARGRRVRGRLYPWGIVEVENPGHCDFVKLRTMLVRTHMQDLKDVTRETHYENYRAQCIQSMTRLVVKERNRNKLTRESGTDFPIPAVPPGTDPETEKLIREKDEELRRMQEMLHKIQKQMKETH; this is translated from the exons ATGGTGGCAG GAGAGTCTGGCCTGGGCAAATCTACACTTGTCAATAGCCTCTTCCTCACTGATCTGTACCGGGACCGGAAACTCCTTGGTGCTGAAG AGCGGATCATGCAAACTGTGGAGATCACTAAGCATGCAGTGGACATAGAAGAGAAGGGTGTAAGGCTGCGGCTTACCATTGTGGACACACCAGGTTTTGGGGATGCAGTCAACAACACAGAGTG CTGGAAGCCTGTGGCAGAATACATTGATCAGCAGTTTGAGCAGTATTTCCGAGATGAGAGTGGCCTGAACCGAAAGAACATCCAAGACAACAGGGTGCACTGCTGCCTGTACTTCATCTCACCCTTCGGCCACGG GCTCCGGCCATTGGATGTTGAATTCATGAAGGCCCTGCATCAGCGGGTCAACATCGTGCCAATCCTGGCTAAGGCGGACACACTGACACCTCCCGAAGTGGACTGCAAGAAACGCAAA ATCCGGGAGGAGATTGAGCGCTTTGGAATCAAGATCTATCAGTTCCCAGACTGTGACTCTGATGAGGATGAGGACTTCAAATTGCAGGATCAAGCCCTAAAG GAAAGCATCCCATTTGCAGTCATTGGCAGCAACACTGTAGTAGAGGCCAGAGGGCGGCGAGTTCGGGGTCGACTCTACCCCTGGGGCATCGTGGAAG TGGAAAACCCAGGGCACTGCGACTTTGTGAAGCTGAGGACAATGCTGGTACGTACCCACATGCAGGACCTGAAGGATGTGACGCGGGAGACACATTATGAAAACTACCGGGCACAGTGCATCCAGAGCATGACCCGCCTGGTGGTGAAGGAACGGAATCGCAA CAAACTGACTCGAGAGAGTGGTACTGACTTCCCCATCCCTGCTGTCCCACCAGGGACAGATCCAGAAACTGAGAAGCTTATCCGAGAGAAAGATGAGGAG CTGCGGCGGATGCAAGAGAtgctacacaaaatacaaaaacagatgAAGGAGACCCATTAA